In Rouxiella sp. WC2420, the following proteins share a genomic window:
- the leuA gene encoding 2-isopropylmalate synthase, which yields MLANPSQKYVAFPPVNLPDRQWPSKTLDKVPQWCSSDLRDGNQSLAEPMDNQRKRQFYDMLLRCGFKQIEVAFPSASQTDFDFVRGLIEDKAIPEDVYIQVLTQSRSDLIERTFESLIGAPRAIVHLYNATSPMFREVVFNTDKASTVELAVRGARQIRQLCEKYPQTKWTFEYSPETFCMTELDFSLEVCEAVAAVWEPCAERPMILNLPATVEVSSPNIYADQIEWFCRHFSRRDQVSISVHPHNDRGTGVASAELALLAGADRVEGCLFANGERTGNVDLVTMALNFYTQGISPGLDFSDLKGIVEIVEQCNQLPVHPRHPYAGELVFTAFSGSHQDAIKKGFAAQKLRGDQRWNVPYLSLDPADVGCSYEAVIRVNSQSGKSGAAWLLEQNHGLKLPRGLQIAFSKAVQKETDTSGKEMSTSDIWRLFRQQYGLIDQPKMKLLSYDIRSDESSVRQFSAKVNYQGKELTLTGSGNGLLSSAVDALHRTFDLMLEIGDYDEHTLGHQSHSRAVAYVSVQRPQGERVYGVGIDSDVSSASLQALFNASAQLLG from the coding sequence ATGTTAGCCAACCCGTCGCAAAAATACGTGGCCTTCCCACCGGTAAATCTGCCCGACCGTCAATGGCCGAGCAAAACCCTTGATAAGGTTCCGCAATGGTGTTCAAGCGATTTACGGGATGGTAACCAGTCGCTTGCCGAGCCAATGGATAACCAGCGTAAGCGCCAATTTTATGACATGCTGCTGCGTTGTGGATTCAAGCAGATTGAAGTGGCATTTCCTTCGGCTTCGCAAACAGATTTCGACTTTGTCCGTGGTTTAATCGAAGACAAGGCCATTCCTGAAGATGTTTATATTCAGGTATTGACTCAATCGCGCAGTGATTTAATCGAACGTACCTTTGAATCGCTGATTGGCGCGCCGCGTGCCATCGTGCATTTATATAACGCGACATCGCCGATGTTCCGCGAAGTGGTGTTTAACACCGATAAAGCTTCCACAGTCGAATTGGCAGTGCGCGGTGCCAGGCAGATCCGCCAGCTTTGCGAAAAGTATCCGCAAACAAAGTGGACCTTTGAGTATTCGCCGGAAACTTTCTGCATGACTGAACTCGATTTTTCGCTGGAAGTGTGTGAAGCGGTTGCCGCAGTCTGGGAGCCTTGCGCCGAGCGGCCGATGATCCTCAACCTGCCAGCCACGGTAGAAGTGAGCTCACCCAATATTTATGCCGATCAGATTGAGTGGTTCTGCCGTCATTTCAGCCGTCGCGATCAGGTTTCTATTAGCGTGCATCCACACAATGACCGTGGTACCGGAGTCGCCTCTGCCGAACTGGCGTTGCTGGCCGGTGCCGACCGCGTTGAAGGGTGCCTGTTTGCCAACGGCGAGCGCACCGGCAATGTCGATTTAGTGACTATGGCACTAAACTTCTACACTCAGGGTATTTCTCCGGGCCTGGATTTCAGTGACCTCAAAGGCATTGTTGAAATTGTCGAGCAGTGTAATCAGCTGCCGGTGCATCCGCGCCACCCGTATGCCGGTGAACTGGTATTTACTGCCTTCTCAGGTTCGCATCAGGACGCGATAAAAAAAGGTTTCGCGGCGCAAAAACTGCGTGGAGATCAGCGCTGGAATGTCCCATATTTGTCGCTGGACCCTGCCGATGTTGGCTGTAGTTATGAAGCGGTGATCCGCGTCAACAGCCAGTCTGGCAAGAGTGGGGCGGCGTGGTTACTTGAGCAGAACCATGGGCTTAAGCTGCCGCGCGGGTTGCAGATTGCGTTTAGCAAAGCGGTACAAAAAGAGACTGACACCAGCGGAAAAGAGATGAGCACCAGCGACATCTGGCGTTTATTCCGTCAGCAATATGGTCTGATAGATCAGCCGAAAATGAAGCTGCTGAGCTATGACATTCGCAGCGATGAAAGCAGCGTTCGCCAGTTTAGTGCCAAGGTAAATTATCAGGGCAAAGAGCTGACCTTGACCGGAAGCGGCAATGGCTTGCTGTCTTCAGCCGTGGATGCACTGCATCGGACGTTTGATTTAATGCTGGAGATTGGCGATTACGACGAGCATACGCTGGGACACCAGAGCCACAGCCGTGCGGTGGCCTATGTCAGCGTTCAGCGCCCTCAGGGAGAAAGAGTTTACGGCGTGGGAATCGACAGTGACGTTTCCAGCGCCTCTCTCCAGGCGCTGTTTAATGCCAGTGCTCAACTTTTAGGATAA